Below is a genomic region from Vicinamibacterales bacterium.
CGTAGCTCATTTCATTGACACACACAGTTGGAGCCGCACTCGGGCGGTGCTCGTTGTGATGATGGCGACTTTTGTCCTCGCCATTCCGTCAGTTCTAGCCAGTGGCGCTAATAATTTTTTTACGAGTCTTCCAATTATCGGCCTCGACTTCCTAACACTGATGATCACGGTCTGGAACGATTTTGCCTTGCCGATTGGAGGACTTCTGACCGCAGTATTCGTCGGTTACGTCTGGCGCATTGACAGTGCACTCGAGGAGCTTTTGGCTGAACAGGCGTGGTTTCCAGGACGTCAGTTCTGGGGCCTACTCATCCGCTACGCTTGCCCAGCAGCCATTTTTCTTATCATCTTCGGCACTTTACAAAGCTTAATCGCCTGATATTATTCGCCAACGTTAATCTCGATTTAAGGAGCCGCGGGTGGAAGAACTGACGCAGCAAATCCAAGCCATCGAAAGTTCTGTGTACGAGTGGTATGCGGTTCCCCTAATTCTCTTGGCCACGGGTGGACTCATTACCATCACAACAGGGTTGGTGCAGATTCGCCGTTTCCCAGCTGCCTTCCGCATGGTATTCGCTGGAGCCTTTAAGAAGAATACCGCCCAAGACGGGACCATCACTCCGTTTCAGGCTCTATCAACAGCTCTCGCCTCAACCGTCGGCAATGGCAATATCGGTGGCGTAGCCACCGCCATAATCATCGGTGGACCGGGGGCTATCTTTTGGATGTGGGTCTGTGCAGCAGTCGGCATGGCCACGAAGTACGCTGAGGCGGTTCTAGGCGTCCACTTCCGGGTAACCCGTGAGACAGGCGAATTGGCGGCGGGTCCGATGTACTACATCACCGGTGGAATCCCTTATGGGTGGCTTGCGAAACCGCTAGCTTACGCCTTCGCGTTCTTCGGCGCCGTAGCTTGTTTACTTGGCACAGGCAACATGGCCCAGTCGAACACAGTCGCACGAACGTTCGTGGAAGCGGCGCGAACAATTTTCAACCTCGACGTGCCTCTCTGGTTTCCCGGCATACTGATCACGACCGCTGTCGGACTCGTGTTAATCGGCGGCATCAAGCGAATTGCTGCCGTTGCGGAAAAGCTGGTGCCGTCGATGATCGTTGTCTATCTCGCAGTGGCAATGGTCTATATCCTGATGAACGTGACCGAACTGCCGGCAATGTTTGGATTAATCATCTCCCGGGCTTTTTCACCCTCGGCCGCGGTTGGAGGCTTCGTCGGCGCCTCAGTCGCTCAGGCCTTGGCTGCTGGAATTAGCCGTGGCGTACTCTCGAATGAAGCTGGGCTAGGTAGCGCACCGATCGCGCACGGGATTGCCAATGTAAAACATCCCTCTGAGCAGGGCTTGGTTGGTATCTTTGAAGTCTTCGTCGACACAATCTTGGTGTGCTCGATGACCGCATTCATCATTCTCTCCTCAGGCCTGTGGACAGACCCAAGTTACCAACAGGCAAGCGGCGATCTAACCGCTGCCGCCCTGAGCACCAGCATTCCGTTTGCCTCCCTGATGGTCGCGGTGTGCTCCTTCCTCTTTGGCTTTTCGACGCTCATCGGCTGGTGCTACTACGGTGAAAAATGCTTCGAGTTCCTGTTCGGCTCGGACAAGATCCTGATCTACCGAGTGCTGTTCACGGCGCTCGTCATGGTCGGTTCGGTCATTTCAGTGCCTATGGTCTGGGCTATCGGCACGCTGTTAAATGGATTTATGGCGTTTCCAAATCTGATAGGCCTGATCTTCCTCGTTGGAACCGTTAAGAAGTTGACTCAAGAATACTTCGAGGGCACTAACACAAGCAGCTAGGACAAGAACTCTTACTCAATCAGTGAGAGCGTCGAGAAATTCAGCTGCTCGGCGTTCCGGATTACCCCCGGTCAGCAGGTCGGAGATTACCGCAACCGACGTTGCACCAGCGCAGATCACACTACGTGCACGCTCCAGGGTAATACCGCCAATACCAACAAGCGGTACGCCCTTGACACGTTCGGCAGCTTGCGCGACAAACTCTAGCCCCACAACCGCATCGGAAGCCGTCTTACTCTGCGTCTCAAAGACTGGGCCAACAGCCACGTAGGAGGTCGGCCCGGACAGGGCGACATTGAGTTGTCGCAGGGTGTGGGTCGAGAGGCCTATCAAAGCTTCCGGTCCTACGATCTGCCGTGCGGCATCCACCGGCAAGTCCTCTTGACCAAGGTGGAGGCCGCGAGCACCGGAAAGCCTGACAAGATCGGCACGATCGTTCAAAATAATGCTCGCTCCATATCGAATGCCTAGGTTGACGATGGTGTCAGCCCAGACCATAAAGGTCTTGCTCGATACTGACTTGGCCCGCAGCTGCACAAGCCGCGCCCCGCCACGCATCACGGCCTCGGCAAGCTGCGTGACCTCCCAGCCATGGCGGGATGACACATCAGCATCAACAATTGCGTAAAGTGGGGACAGCGGCATGGACACGCTTAGGACTTAGGTTTTGTAACGCGACAGATACGCCTACAATAGAACTAGACAGCCTTAGCCAAACCTTTACGTGGTCGATTTGCCTGGAACCGCTCCAGAAAGGTCGTATCAAACTCGGCCGCCACGAATCCAGGGTCCTCCAGAATGGCTTGATGGAGAGGGATGTTCGTCTTGATCCCTTCGATGACTGTCATATCAAGTGTACGCCTTAGACGAGCAATTGCCTCGTTGCGGTCGCGCCCGTGCGCGACGACCTTCGCCACAAGCGAATCATAAAACGGGGACACCGTGCAGCCAGCATGCGCGTAAGTATCGAGTCTAATACCCGGGCCACCTAAGAAACTGAACGTCTCGATCACTCCTGGCGATGGCACGAAGGTGTCGGGGTCCTCGGCATTGATTCGGCATTCGATCGAGTGGCCGTCAAAGTTCACCCCCCTCTGCTGGAAGCCCAACTTCTCACCAGCGGCGATCCGAATCTGCTCCTTGACAATATCAATTCCTGTGATCATTTCCGTCACAGGATGTTCGACCTGAAGCCGAGCATTCGCTTCTATGAAGTAGAAGTTACGCTTGCCGTCCAAAAGAAACTCAAAGGTTCCAGCATTTTGATACTGCACAGCCTTAGCAGCATGCACAACCGTTTTTCCCAACTTCTTGCGCAACCGGTTGGTAAGGGCCACCGATGGAGCCTCCTCGAGAATCTTCTGGTGACGACGTTGAATCGAACACTCACGTTCTCCGAGGTGAATGACATGACCGTGTTGATCGGCGAGCACCTGCACTTCAATGTGTCGAGGTGCTTCAACGAATTTCTCGATATATACATCGCGGAATCCAAACGCCACTTCAGCTTCGTGTTGAGCCGTCTGGAAAGCCACTTCCAATTCCGGGAATGACCGTACCACCCGTAGCCCTCTCCCACCACCACCAGCCGTCGCCTTAATGATGAGCGGAAATCCAATCTTCTTACCGAGAACCTGAGCCTTCTCTAACCCTTCGACCGGCCCGTCACTACCTGGGAGGACCTTCACACCAGCTTTCTTCATCGCTCGGCGCGCCCTCGCCTTATCACCCATCAGACGCATCACGGTCTGATCGGGACCAATGAATTTGATACGACAGGACTCACAGGCTTCGGCGAGAAACGCACTTTCCGACAGAAAGCCATATCCGGGATGCAATGCGTCAACGCCAGTGATCTCAGCAGCGCTGATCACTGCTGGCACGCTCAAATAGCTATCGATGCTTCTGGCAGGGCCGATACAGACTGACTCATCAGCAAAACCGACATGGACGGAGTGCTCATCCGCGTCGGAGTAAACCGCTACCGTCTTGATATCCAGCTCACGACAGGCGTGGATGACACGAAGTGCGATTTCACCACGATTGGCAATCAGGATCTTCTTGAACATTTAGCTTGAAAATTAAGAATGAGGACAGAACTTGTCCGGTTTCAACTGACCCTTGGACGGACGCGCATGGAAAACAGCTGGTCACCGTACTGAACGGGCTGACCGTTTTCAACAAGAATCTCGGCGATCTCGCCATCCTCTTCAGCATTGATCTCGTTCATCAACTTCATCGCTTCAATGATGCACAAAACTTGCCCTTTGCCCACTTTGTCGCCGACCTCAACGAACGGTTTAGCCTCAGGATCTGGAGCACGAAAAAATGTTCCAACAATCGGCGACTTAACTACTGACAGATCAGTGGACCCATCCACGTCAGTCCCAAACGTCGATTCAACTGACTGAGCGGCGATCAGAGCAGGCGCTGGTGCCGAAACAGCGGTCACGGCACCATGGTCATGCGAACCCTCGCGCTTGATCCGGAGACGGACACCTTCCTTCTCAATTTCGAACTCTGAGAGGTTATGCTCCTGAGCAAGCTCAATGATTTCCTTGATCTCGTCAAGATTATTAAGGTGCAACTCTTTTCGCCCAACTTTGTTGGTCATGTTTGCTTCCGTAGTCGGTTAAGACTCAAGACTGAACCCACAGATCCCGTCTAACGTCTGTAAGTAACTCATGCCCTTCGTCGGTCACAAGAACGTCGTCTTCGATACGTACCCCACCTTGACCCGGCTCGTAGGCCCCCGGTTCAACAGTGAACACCATGCCGGGAACCAAGAGCACGTCGGATCCTTCAGCCATAGCGTGCTCGCGGTCCGAATCACGCTTCGAGATTCTCGGATCCTCGTGAATCTCCAAGCCTAGGCCATGTCCCGTCCCATGGTTGAAAGCCTCACCGAGCCCACTCTCCTCAAGCACCCGGCGCGCTGCACCATCAACTTCACTCGCCCACACACCAGGACGGACCGTAGCAATCGCCGCTTCCTGAGCAGCTGCGACAGCTGAGTGGAGACGTCGAGCAACCTTACTGGGCGTCCCAATAGTCGCCACGCGGCTCAGGTCAACACAGTATCCGTCGAGGACCCCGCCGAAGTCTAGCAGGACTATGTCACCCTCTGTGAAAACTCTAGTACCTGGTTGTGCGTGTGGTAGGGCACTATTGGGGCCGGAGGCAACGATGGTATCAAATGCTGGCCGCTCGAAACCAGCATTGCGTAGGCTGGCATCAATCTCAATTGCTACATCACGTTCCTGACGACCTGGTTCGATAATACGGTTTATGTCAACTGCAACCATTGAGAGAAGCCGTCCAGCCTCACGCAGGGTAGTCCGCTCATAGTCATCCTTCACAGCCCTCACCTTCTCAACAACTCGAGACGTGGCCACCAATTCGGGAACTGAATGCCCGGAGGCCAATGCCCGCTCGAGTGCAGTGGATAGATAGATGTGGGCTTGAACAGTCAACCGGTCTGA
It encodes:
- a CDS encoding sodium:alanine symporter family protein, with the protein product MEELTQQIQAIESSVYEWYAVPLILLATGGLITITTGLVQIRRFPAAFRMVFAGAFKKNTAQDGTITPFQALSTALASTVGNGNIGGVATAIIIGGPGAIFWMWVCAAVGMATKYAEAVLGVHFRVTRETGELAAGPMYYITGGIPYGWLAKPLAYAFAFFGAVACLLGTGNMAQSNTVARTFVEAARTIFNLDVPLWFPGILITTAVGLVLIGGIKRIAAVAEKLVPSMIVVYLAVAMVYILMNVTELPAMFGLIISRAFSPSAAVGGFVGASVAQALAAGISRGVLSNEAGLGSAPIAHGIANVKHPSEQGLVGIFEVFVDTILVCSMTAFIILSSGLWTDPSYQQASGDLTAAALSTSIPFASLMVAVCSFLFGFSTLIGWCYYGEKCFEFLFGSDKILIYRVLFTALVMVGSVISVPMVWAIGTLLNGFMAFPNLIGLIFLVGTVKKLTQEYFEGTNTSS
- the thiE gene encoding thiamine phosphate synthase, translated to MPLSPLYAIVDADVSSRHGWEVTQLAEAVMRGGARLVQLRAKSVSSKTFMVWADTIVNLGIRYGASIILNDRADLVRLSGARGLHLGQEDLPVDAARQIVGPEALIGLSTHTLRQLNVALSGPTSYVAVGPVFETQSKTASDAVVGLEFVAQAAERVKGVPLVGIGGITLERARSVICAGATSVAVISDLLTGGNPERRAAEFLDALTD
- the accC gene encoding acetyl-CoA carboxylase biotin carboxylase subunit, whose translation is MFKKILIANRGEIALRVIHACRELDIKTVAVYSDADEHSVHVGFADESVCIGPARSIDSYLSVPAVISAAEITGVDALHPGYGFLSESAFLAEACESCRIKFIGPDQTVMRLMGDKARARRAMKKAGVKVLPGSDGPVEGLEKAQVLGKKIGFPLIIKATAGGGGRGLRVVRSFPELEVAFQTAQHEAEVAFGFRDVYIEKFVEAPRHIEVQVLADQHGHVIHLGERECSIQRRHQKILEEAPSVALTNRLRKKLGKTVVHAAKAVQYQNAGTFEFLLDGKRNFYFIEANARLQVEHPVTEMITGIDIVKEQIRIAAGEKLGFQQRGVNFDGHSIECRINAEDPDTFVPSPGVIETFSFLGGPGIRLDTYAHAGCTVSPFYDSLVAKVVAHGRDRNEAIARLRRTLDMTVIEGIKTNIPLHQAILEDPGFVAAEFDTTFLERFQANRPRKGLAKAV
- the accB gene encoding acetyl-CoA carboxylase biotin carboxyl carrier protein, with the translated sequence MTNKVGRKELHLNNLDEIKEIIELAQEHNLSEFEIEKEGVRLRIKREGSHDHGAVTAVSAPAPALIAAQSVESTFGTDVDGSTDLSVVKSPIVGTFFRAPDPEAKPFVEVGDKVGKGQVLCIIEAMKLMNEINAEEDGEIAEILVENGQPVQYGDQLFSMRVRPRVS
- a CDS encoding Xaa-Pro peptidase family protein, producing the protein MGKPTSKDLTRRLERVWEKLDDEHLDAFLVSHVPNVRYLTNFEGSSASLLVSRTGCILVTDGRYLTAARELLQSSHGPSYIEVRSVAHSYESTLGDLLVSSNAEKLGFESDRLTVQAHIYLSTALERALASGHSVPELVATSRVVEKVRAVKDDYERTTLREAGRLLSMVAVDINRIIEPGRQERDVAIEIDASLRNAGFERPAFDTIVASGPNSALPHAQPGTRVFTEGDIVLLDFGGVLDGYCVDLSRVATIGTPSKVARRLHSAVAAAQEAAIATVRPGVWASEVDGAARRVLEESGLGEAFNHGTGHGLGLEIHEDPRISKRDSDREHAMAEGSDVLLVPGMVFTVEPGAYEPGQGGVRIEDDVLVTDEGHELLTDVRRDLWVQS